In the Nitrospinota bacterium genome, ACTTTCACCACTTTAAATGCGTATTTTGCTGATTGGGAAAAATGGCCAGATCGGCTGGGAACTTCACCGGGAACTGGCAGAACTTGGCGAGATAGTCGCACCAGAC is a window encoding:
- a CDS encoding sugar nucleotide-binding protein, with the protein product MRILLIGKNGQIGWELHRELAELGEIVAPD